In Azospirillaceae bacterium, a genomic segment contains:
- a CDS encoding P-II family nitrogen regulator — protein sequence MKLVVAVVKPFKLDEVREALAGMGHLGVTVSEVRGCGRQNGQTEIYRGAEYAMNFLPKVKIEVAVADDQMESVVEAIQATANTGRIGDGKIFVMNIAEAVRIRTGERGGVAL from the coding sequence ATGAAGCTCGTGGTGGCGGTGGTGAAGCCGTTCAAGTTGGATGAGGTGCGTGAGGCGTTGGCCGGCATGGGGCATCTGGGGGTCACGGTCAGCGAGGTGCGCGGCTGTGGTCGGCAGAACGGCCAGACGGAGATTTATCGCGGTGCCGAATACGCCATGAACTTCCTGCCCAAGGTAAAGATCGAGGTGGCGGTGGCCGACGACCAGATGGAAAGTGTGGTGGAGGCCATCCAGGCCACCGCCAACACCGGCCGCATCGGCGACGGCAAGATCTTCGTGATGAACATCGCCGAGGCGGTGCGCATCCGCACCGGCGAGCGCGGTGGCGTGGCACTCTGA
- a CDS encoding aminotransferase class I/II-fold pyridoxal phosphate-dependent enzyme — protein sequence MDLAAAPLITAPALNGRLGELSEYPFPRLTALLADLTPRSNTTPLMLSIGEPQHEPPALLAQALASAPLADWGKYPLPTGTPAFRAAIHGWLCRRYGLPAGFVDMDRGILPATGTREALFQVPLLAVPQMKAGARPVVLIPDPFYAVYEGAAVLAGAEPVFMPTTRETGFLPDLDALPADVLARTALMYLCTPSNPQGAVADLAYLKKAIGLARTHGFVLALDECYAEIWDKAPPPGAFEAALALGQGTANLLVFNSLSKRSSAAGLRSGFIAGDPALIQAFTRLRNYTLAGNPLPAQAAAIALWSDDAHVAENRRLYRQKIDAAEAALSGRYGFYRPAGGFFLWLEVGDGEAATRALWAEAGLRVIPGAYFTRSVVDGVNIGKSYIRVALVHDAETVGRACETLARVLG from the coding sequence ATGGATTTGGCGGCTGCCCCCCTTATCACCGCCCCGGCCCTGAACGGCCGTCTGGGGGAACTGTCGGAATATCCCTTCCCCCGTCTGACGGCCCTGCTGGCTGACCTGACGCCGCGCAGCAACACCACGCCCCTGATGCTGTCCATCGGTGAGCCGCAGCACGAACCGCCGGCCCTGCTGGCCCAGGCGTTGGCGTCGGCGCCCCTGGCCGACTGGGGCAAATATCCCCTGCCCACCGGCACACCGGCGTTCCGCGCCGCCATCCATGGCTGGCTGTGCCGCCGCTACGGCCTGCCGGCCGGCTTTGTGGATATGGACCGGGGCATCCTGCCCGCCACCGGCACGCGCGAGGCCCTGTTCCAGGTGCCCTTGCTGGCCGTGCCGCAGATGAAGGCGGGCGCCCGGCCGGTGGTGCTGATCCCCGACCCGTTCTATGCCGTCTATGAAGGGGCGGCGGTGCTGGCGGGGGCGGAACCGGTGTTCATGCCCACGACGCGCGAGACGGGTTTCCTACCCGACCTGGACGCGCTGCCGGCCGACGTGCTGGCGCGCACGGCGCTGATGTACCTGTGCACGCCGTCCAACCCGCAAGGGGCGGTGGCGGACCTGGCTTATCTGAAGAAGGCCATCGGGCTGGCCCGGACCCACGGTTTCGTCCTGGCGCTGGACGAATGTTATGCCGAGATCTGGGACAAGGCCCCGCCGCCCGGCGCGTTCGAGGCCGCCCTTGCCTTGGGCCAGGGTACCGCCAACCTGCTGGTCTTCAACTCCTTGTCCAAGCGGTCCAGCGCCGCGGGTTTGCGCTCCGGCTTCATCGCCGGCGACCCGGCGCTGATCCAGGCCTTCACCCGCCTGCGCAACTACACCCTGGCCGGCAACCCCCTGCCGGCGCAGGCGGCGGCCATCGCCCTGTGGTCCGACGACGCGCATGTGGCGGAGAACCGGCGCCTCTACCGCCAGAAGATCGACGCGGCGGAAGCCGCACTGTCCGGCCGCTATGGCTTCTACCGGCCGGCCGGCGGCTTCTTCCTGTGGCTGGAGGTGGGGGATGGTGAGGCCGCCACCCGCGCCCTGTGGGCGGAGGCGGGCTTGCGTGTCATCCCCGGCGCCTACTTCACCCGGTCCGTGGTCGACGGTGTCAACATCGGCAAGTCCTACATCCGGGTGGCCCTGGTGCACGATGCCGAGACGGTGGGCCGGGCGTGTGAGACCCTGGCCCGGGTGCTCGGCTGA
- a CDS encoding DNA translocase FtsK: MTTRLAPSPGSRGSRDPMSNGPTGGGPKRRRGGLLPDGASQFLVRRVTEVGGLCIILLALALAAILFSYNPNDPSLNTAGPHGAVHNVAGAPGSYVADVLVQCFGLASYIMAVIIAGWGVRVLRHDPPGFWAGRLAAGLFAVTLAAVTLGGISHPFDGGAGGNVGRVIVTLVDQFIHSHLGFSSPVLLGLVTALATMALIVVALGVPFYQAFAAIGATYSTLRRASQWRPVGKPKPAAVRAGGRSARPEPKYEPEYEAEDEVLEDAPSGLAGRLRAAAGSALEGGLAGKLGGLKDGIGNLTGGLADKLSGLSAPKREAPPARREPGFGDGIRREPSLSIPPMDRPGLSAGDDRDGSRDGELNVEGEAAPRRPLATVVAPKAKPVEIARKAPAAMQPSLDLEPDGPSEYELPPVELLQLPDPAARNPSVNEEALRQNAQLLEGVLDDFGVKGEIGKVHPGPVVTLYELEPAPGTKSSRVIGLADDIARSMSAVSVRVAVVPGRNVIGVELPNAKRETVYLRELLEADGYDRAQHKLALVLGKDIGGQPIIADLARMPHLLVAGTTGSGKSVAINTMILSLLYRLPPEKCRFIMVDPKMLELSIYEGIPHLLAPVVTDPKKAVVALKWTVREMEDRYRAMSKLGVRNIDGYNMRLREARQNGETLTRRIQTGFDPDTGKPVFEDQPIDLTELPYIVVIVDEMADLMLVAGKDIEAAIQRLAQMARAAGIHIIMATQRPSVDVITGTIKANFPTRISFQVTSKIDSRTILGEQGAEQLLGQGDMLYMAGGGRITRVHGPFVRDQEVEEVVKFLKAQGEPNYVDAVTEEDEASPFDDDPNGGGGGSGGNGSSGDELYDQAVAVVCREGKASTSFIQRHLRIGYNSAARLIERMEQEGVVSRANHVGKREVLARNIDDRES; encoded by the coding sequence ATGACGACCCGCCTTGCCCCCTCCCCCGGTTCGCGGGGTTCCCGCGACCCCATGTCCAACGGTCCCACCGGCGGCGGGCCCAAGCGCCGGCGCGGCGGCCTGCTGCCCGATGGCGCGTCGCAGTTCCTGGTGCGACGGGTGACGGAGGTGGGGGGGCTGTGCATCATTCTGCTGGCGCTGGCGCTGGCCGCCATCCTGTTCAGCTACAACCCCAACGACCCGTCGCTGAACACGGCCGGGCCGCACGGCGCCGTCCACAACGTGGCGGGGGCGCCGGGGTCCTACGTCGCCGACGTGCTGGTGCAATGCTTCGGCCTGGCGTCCTACATCATGGCGGTCATCATCGCCGGCTGGGGCGTGCGCGTGCTGCGGCATGATCCGCCGGGTTTCTGGGCCGGGCGCCTGGCCGCCGGCCTGTTCGCCGTCACCCTGGCCGCCGTCACGCTGGGCGGCATCTCCCATCCCTTCGATGGCGGGGCGGGCGGCAATGTCGGCCGTGTCATCGTCACCCTGGTCGATCAGTTCATCCACAGCCATCTAGGCTTCAGCAGCCCGGTGTTGCTGGGCCTGGTGACGGCGCTGGCCACCATGGCGCTGATCGTCGTGGCCCTGGGCGTGCCCTTCTATCAGGCCTTCGCCGCCATCGGCGCCACCTATTCCACCCTTCGCCGCGCCAGCCAGTGGCGCCCGGTGGGCAAGCCCAAGCCGGCCGCCGTCCGCGCCGGCGGCCGCTCCGCCCGTCCCGAACCCAAATATGAGCCGGAGTACGAAGCCGAGGACGAGGTGCTGGAAGATGCGCCCTCCGGCTTGGCGGGGCGCCTGCGTGCCGCCGCCGGTTCGGCCTTGGAGGGCGGCCTGGCAGGCAAGCTGGGTGGCCTGAAGGATGGCATCGGCAACCTCACCGGCGGCTTGGCCGACAAGTTGAGCGGCCTGTCCGCGCCGAAGCGTGAGGCGCCGCCTGCGCGGCGCGAGCCTGGCTTCGGTGACGGCATCCGCCGCGAACCCAGCCTGTCCATCCCGCCGATGGACCGCCCGGGCCTGAGCGCCGGCGATGATCGCGATGGCTCCCGCGATGGCGAACTGAATGTGGAGGGTGAGGCCGCCCCCCGCCGCCCGCTGGCCACCGTGGTGGCGCCCAAGGCCAAGCCGGTGGAAATCGCCCGCAAGGCGCCGGCCGCCATGCAGCCCAGCCTGGATCTGGAACCCGACGGCCCCAGTGAATATGAGTTGCCGCCGGTGGAACTGCTGCAGTTGCCCGACCCCGCCGCCCGCAACCCGTCGGTGAATGAAGAGGCGCTGCGCCAGAACGCCCAGCTACTGGAAGGCGTGCTGGACGATTTCGGTGTGAAGGGCGAAATCGGCAAGGTCCATCCCGGCCCCGTCGTCACCCTCTATGAACTGGAACCGGCGCCGGGCACCAAGTCGTCCCGCGTCATCGGTCTGGCCGACGACATCGCCCGGTCCATGAGCGCCGTTTCCGTGCGCGTGGCCGTGGTGCCGGGCCGCAACGTCATCGGCGTGGAACTGCCCAACGCCAAGCGTGAGACCGTCTATTTGCGCGAATTGCTGGAGGCCGACGGCTACGACCGGGCGCAGCACAAGCTGGCCCTGGTGCTGGGCAAGGACATCGGCGGCCAGCCCATCATCGCCGATCTCGCCCGCATGCCCCACCTGCTGGTGGCCGGCACCACCGGTTCGGGCAAGTCGGTCGCCATCAACACCATGATCCTGTCGCTGCTCTACCGGCTGCCGCCGGAAAAGTGCCGCTTCATCATGGTGGATCCCAAGATGCTGGAACTGTCCATCTATGAGGGCATCCCCCACCTGCTGGCGCCGGTGGTGACCGACCCGAAGAAGGCGGTGGTGGCCCTGAAGTGGACGGTGCGGGAGATGGAGGACCGCTACCGCGCCATGTCCAAGCTGGGCGTGCGCAACATCGATGGCTACAACATGCGCCTGCGCGAGGCGCGCCAGAATGGCGAGACGCTGACCCGCCGCATCCAGACGGGTTTCGACCCCGACACCGGCAAGCCGGTGTTCGAGGACCAGCCCATCGACCTGACGGAACTGCCCTACATCGTCGTCATCGTGGATGAGATGGCGGACCTGATGCTGGTGGCCGGCAAGGATATCGAGGCCGCCATCCAGCGCCTGGCCCAGATGGCGCGCGCCGCCGGCATCCACATCATCATGGCGACCCAGCGCCCCTCGGTCGACGTCATCACCGGCACCATCAAGGCCAACTTCCCCACCCGCATCAGCTTCCAGGTCACCTCCAAGATCGACAGCCGCACCATCCTGGGCGAACAGGGGGCCGAACAGCTGCTGGGCCAGGGTGACATGCTCTACATGGCCGGCGGCGGCCGCATCACCCGCGTCCACGGCCCCTTCGTCCGTGACCAGGAGGTGGAGGAGGTGGTGAAGTTCCTGAAGGCCCAGGGCGAACCCAACTACGTCGACGCGGTGACGGAGGAGGACGAGGCCAGCCCGTTCGACGACGATCCCAACGGCGGGGGCGGTGGTTCGGGCGGCAACGGCAGTTCGGGTGACGAGCTGTACGACCAGGCGGTGGCCGTGGTCTGCCGCGAGGGCAAGGCCAGCACCAGCTTCATCCAGCGCCACCTGCGCATCGGCTATAACAGTGCGGCCCGCCTGATCGAACGCATGGAGCAGGAGGGCGTGGTCAGCCGCGCCAACCATGTCGGCAAGCGCGAGGTGCTGGCCCGCAACATCGACGACCGGGAAAGCTGA
- a CDS encoding outer membrane lipoprotein carrier protein LolA has translation MTRRLAPLFAALVLTAAPLALSGIASAKPPTQFTDEDKAKLHQVETYLNGIQTLKSTFQQVNPDGGLVRGTFQLKRPGKMRIDYDPPNKNFIVADGHFVYFWDAESKEQSNAPIGSTMADFILRPDLKLSGDVTVTSMDDSAGVLEVTLVQTKDPGLGRLTLVFQEQPFGLKKWRVLDAQGANTEVALLDPQTGVSLADDQFYFRDPSRRKERD, from the coding sequence ATGACCCGCCGCCTCGCCCCCCTGTTCGCCGCCCTGGTTCTGACCGCTGCCCCGCTGGCCCTGTCCGGCATCGCGTCGGCCAAGCCGCCCACCCAGTTCACCGATGAGGACAAGGCCAAGCTGCATCAGGTGGAGACCTACCTGAACGGCATCCAGACGCTGAAGTCCACCTTCCAGCAGGTGAACCCCGATGGCGGCCTGGTGCGCGGCACCTTCCAGCTGAAGCGGCCGGGCAAGATGCGCATCGACTACGACCCGCCCAACAAGAACTTCATCGTGGCCGACGGTCACTTCGTCTATTTCTGGGATGCCGAGTCCAAGGAACAGTCCAACGCCCCCATCGGCAGCACCATGGCCGACTTCATCCTGCGGCCGGATCTGAAGCTGTCGGGCGACGTCACCGTCACCTCGATGGACGACAGCGCCGGCGTGCTGGAGGTGACCTTGGTGCAGACCAAGGATCCCGGCCTCGGCCGCTTGACCCTGGTGTTCCAAGAACAGCCCTTCGGCCTGAAGAAATGGCGGGTGCTGGACGCCCAGGGCGCCAATACCGAGGTGGCGTTGCTGGACCCCCAGACCGGCGTCAGCCTGGCCGACGACCAGTTCTATTTCCGCGATCCCAGCCGCCGCAAGGAACGGGACTGA
- a CDS encoding gamma-glutamyl-gamma-aminobutyrate hydrolase family protein, translating to MKSLPIVGLCADFRVLGRHPFHVVGDKYVRAVADGTGAVPVLLPALGDQFDPAMVVAGLDGLLFTGSPSNVHPDRYRGPASEEGTLHDLRRDATTLPLFRAALDADVPIFAICRGLQELNVALGGTLHQKVQDVAGFMDHRDDESQPVEVQYGAAHAVDLTPGGLMARITGRERLTVNSLHQQGIDRLAPGLAVEATAPDGLIEAVWVEGATFALAAQWHPEWRFWEDPAGVALFKAFGDAVRHRAKNRGR from the coding sequence ATGAAGAGCCTACCTATCGTCGGCCTGTGCGCCGATTTCCGCGTGCTGGGCCGCCATCCCTTCCATGTGGTGGGTGACAAGTATGTGCGCGCCGTGGCGGACGGCACCGGCGCCGTGCCCGTGCTGCTGCCGGCGCTGGGTGACCAATTTGATCCGGCCATGGTGGTGGCGGGCCTGGACGGCCTGCTGTTCACCGGCAGCCCCAGCAACGTCCATCCCGACCGCTACCGGGGCCCGGCCTCGGAAGAGGGCACGCTGCACGACCTGCGGCGCGACGCCACCACCCTGCCCCTGTTCCGCGCGGCGTTGGACGCCGATGTGCCGATCTTCGCCATCTGCCGCGGCTTGCAGGAACTGAACGTCGCGCTGGGCGGCACCCTGCACCAGAAGGTGCAGGACGTGGCGGGCTTCATGGACCACCGCGATGATGAGAGCCAGCCGGTGGAGGTGCAGTATGGCGCCGCCCATGCCGTCGACCTGACGCCCGGGGGCCTGATGGCCCGCATCACCGGGCGTGAGCGGCTGACGGTCAACTCCCTGCACCAGCAAGGGATCGACCGCCTGGCGCCGGGCCTGGCGGTGGAGGCCACCGCGCCGGATGGCCTGATTGAGGCTGTGTGGGTGGAGGGTGCCACCTTCGCCCTGGCGGCGCAGTGGCATCCCGAATGGCGCTTTTGGGAAGACCCCGCCGGCGTCGCCTTGTTCAAGGCGTTTGGCGATGCGGTGCGGCATCGGGCGAAAAACCGGGGTCGGTAG
- a CDS encoding glutathione peroxidase: protein MSLYDIPLTRLEGQPASLGDYQGQVLLIVNVASKCGLTPQYAGLTALYDQYEGQGLQVLAFPCNDFAGQEPGTPEEIEEFCQRNYGVRFSVFSKVHANGDERHDLYKALIAAQPKAQPKEGGQLLAKLAQHGLAPKNDSDVAWNFEKFLVGRDGTVIGRFAPDVTPDDPALVGAIEKALG, encoded by the coding sequence ATGAGCCTTTACGACATTCCCCTGACCCGCCTGGAAGGGCAGCCGGCCAGCTTGGGCGACTATCAGGGCCAGGTGCTGCTGATCGTCAACGTCGCGTCCAAGTGCGGGCTGACGCCGCAATACGCCGGCCTGACCGCACTGTACGACCAGTATGAGGGCCAGGGCCTGCAGGTCCTGGCCTTCCCCTGCAACGACTTCGCAGGCCAGGAGCCGGGCACGCCGGAGGAGATCGAGGAGTTCTGCCAGCGCAACTACGGCGTCCGCTTCTCCGTGTTCTCCAAGGTGCACGCCAATGGCGACGAGCGGCACGACCTGTACAAGGCGCTGATCGCGGCCCAGCCCAAGGCCCAGCCCAAGGAAGGTGGCCAGTTGCTGGCCAAACTGGCGCAGCACGGCCTGGCGCCCAAGAATGACAGCGACGTGGCCTGGAATTTCGAGAAGTTCCTGGTGGGCCGCGATGGCACCGTCATCGGCCGCTTCGCCCCTGACGTGACGCCGGACGACCCGGCCCTGGTCGGCGCCATCGAGAAGGCGCTGGGCTGA
- a CDS encoding exodeoxyribonuclease III: MRIVTWNINSVRLRLDMVLRLVDDYGPDVLCLQETKVIDDAFPLKALAERGYVHAHVRGMKSYNGVAILSRLPLSGTGGTLWCERQDCRHVQAELPGGIELHNFYIPAGGDIPDPDLNDKFRHKLRFLDELAAWGEGLEDRRKPRILLGDLNIAPLENDVWSHRQLLNVISHTPIEVEKMEAMRRAGDWVDAVRHFLPPSEKLYTWWSYRSADWGLSDRGRRLDHIWVTPPLVPHLLGYTVLREARGWGPKPSDHVPVIIDLDL; the protein is encoded by the coding sequence ATGCGTATCGTCACCTGGAACATCAATTCGGTACGGCTGCGTCTGGACATGGTCCTGCGCCTGGTCGATGACTATGGCCCCGACGTGCTGTGCCTGCAGGAAACCAAGGTGATCGACGACGCCTTCCCGCTGAAGGCGCTGGCGGAACGCGGCTATGTCCATGCCCATGTCCGGGGCATGAAAAGCTATAACGGTGTCGCCATCCTCTCGCGCCTGCCGCTCAGCGGCACGGGTGGCACCCTGTGGTGCGAGCGTCAGGACTGCCGCCACGTCCAGGCGGAATTGCCCGGCGGGATCGAACTGCACAACTTCTACATCCCGGCCGGTGGCGACATCCCCGATCCCGACCTGAACGACAAGTTCCGGCACAAGCTGCGCTTCCTGGACGAACTGGCCGCCTGGGGCGAGGGGCTGGAGGATCGGCGGAAGCCCCGCATCCTCCTGGGCGACCTCAACATCGCGCCGCTGGAAAACGACGTGTGGTCGCACCGCCAGCTGCTCAACGTCATCTCCCACACCCCCATCGAGGTGGAGAAGATGGAGGCGATGCGGCGCGCCGGCGACTGGGTGGACGCCGTGCGCCATTTCCTGCCGCCCTCGGAGAAGCTCTACACCTGGTGGTCCTACCGCAGCGCCGACTGGGGCCTGTCCGACCGGGGCCGGCGCCTGGACCACATCTGGGTCACGCCGCCGCTGGTGCCGCACCTGCTGGGCTACACCGTGCTGCGCGAGGCGCGCGGCTGGGGGCCGAAGCCGTCGGACCATGTGCCGGTGATAATCGATCTGGATTTATGA
- a CDS encoding bifunctional acetate--CoA ligase family protein/GNAT family N-acetyltransferase: MTIRNLNHLFKPSSIALIGASRRPQSVGAVLARNLFSGGFDGPIMPVNPHERSIEGVLTYPDVAALPVVPDLAVICAPPATVPDLIRQLGERGTKAAVVITSGFAEMGEAGRALQQQVLDAAKPHLLRVVGPNCLGVMVPGNGLNASFVHVAPLKGDIALLAQSSAVVTSVVDWATPRGIGFSHLVSLGGMADVDFGDLLDFMAQDAHTRAILLYVETIAHARKFMSAARAAARSKPVIVIKAGRSDEAARAASSHTGALVGADAIYDAAFRRAGMLRVGELSELFDAVETLATGVQIRGDRLAILTNGGGMGVLATDSLIEQGGRLAQLSPETIAKLDAVLPATWSHGNPIDILGDAPGKRYADALAVLIEEQGCDAVLVMNCPTAVADSGEAARAVIETLRGKRFPVLANWLGEGAAVEARRLFAANRIPSYQTPDEAIRAFMHLVRYRRNQDQLMEVPSTVPDQFVYDGAAARGPIDQALADGRAWLSEYEAKKVLRAYGIPVVETVIAATPEEAEEAARRVAGPVGATGRRAGTAGRVALKILSHDITHKSDLGGVALNLAPDEVRLEAEAMLARIRTAAPGARIDGFTVQQMAYMPDAVELIVGMTDDPLFGPVLLFGQGGTDVEVLEDQALALPPLNMNLARDVMARTRVHKLLRGYRHRPPADLTAIALTLNKVSQLVIDFPEIAELDINPLYAGPGGVMALDARIRVVPAPEPGAARLAIRAYPKRLEQHVTIHDGRDFLIRPIRPEDEPLIHDMIARTAIEDIRLRFFAPMRRLSRAMAARLTQIDYDREMALVAIAPDPNPPPAEGSNLHPGDEAIFGTVRITADPDNEKAEYAVLVRSDMKGKGLGYLLMTRILDYARSRGIREVYGEVLRENVTMLQMCRDLGFTQTDYPEDPGIVEVHYTFG; encoded by the coding sequence GTGACCATCCGCAACCTGAACCACCTGTTCAAGCCGTCGTCCATCGCCCTGATCGGGGCCAGCCGCCGGCCGCAATCGGTGGGGGCGGTGCTGGCCCGCAACCTGTTCAGCGGCGGCTTCGACGGGCCCATCATGCCGGTCAACCCGCACGAGCGGTCGATCGAGGGCGTGCTGACATACCCGGACGTGGCGGCCCTGCCGGTGGTGCCCGACCTGGCGGTCATCTGCGCCCCGCCGGCCACCGTGCCCGACCTGATCCGCCAGTTGGGCGAGCGCGGCACCAAGGCCGCCGTCGTCATCACCTCCGGCTTCGCGGAGATGGGGGAGGCCGGCCGGGCCCTGCAGCAGCAGGTGCTGGACGCCGCCAAGCCCCACCTGCTGCGCGTGGTGGGCCCCAACTGCCTGGGCGTGATGGTGCCGGGCAACGGGCTGAACGCCAGTTTCGTCCACGTCGCACCCCTGAAGGGCGATATCGCCCTGCTGGCGCAGAGCAGCGCCGTCGTCACCTCGGTGGTTGATTGGGCGACGCCGCGCGGCATCGGCTTTTCCCACCTGGTGTCGCTGGGCGGCATGGCCGACGTGGATTTCGGCGACCTGCTGGACTTCATGGCCCAGGACGCGCACACCCGCGCCATCCTGCTGTATGTCGAGACCATCGCGCATGCCCGCAAGTTCATGTCGGCGGCGCGCGCTGCGGCGCGGTCCAAGCCGGTGATCGTCATCAAGGCCGGCCGGTCGGACGAGGCGGCGCGGGCGGCATCGTCGCACACCGGGGCGCTGGTCGGGGCGGACGCCATCTATGACGCCGCCTTCCGCCGCGCCGGCATGCTGCGCGTGGGCGAACTGAGCGAACTGTTCGACGCGGTGGAGACGCTGGCCACCGGCGTGCAGATCCGGGGCGACCGCCTGGCCATCCTGACCAACGGCGGCGGCATGGGCGTGCTGGCCACCGACAGCCTGATCGAGCAGGGCGGCCGCCTGGCCCAGCTGTCGCCGGAGACCATCGCCAAGCTGGACGCCGTGCTGCCCGCGACCTGGAGCCACGGCAACCCCATCGACATCCTGGGCGACGCGCCGGGCAAACGCTACGCCGACGCCCTGGCCGTGCTGATCGAGGAACAGGGCTGCGACGCCGTGCTGGTGATGAACTGCCCCACCGCCGTGGCCGACAGCGGCGAGGCGGCGCGCGCCGTCATCGAAACCCTGCGCGGCAAGCGTTTCCCCGTGCTGGCCAACTGGCTGGGGGAGGGGGCGGCGGTGGAGGCGCGGCGCCTGTTCGCCGCCAACCGCATCCCCAGCTACCAGACCCCGGACGAGGCCATCCGCGCCTTCATGCACCTGGTGCGTTATCGCCGCAACCAGGACCAGTTGATGGAGGTGCCGTCCACCGTGCCCGACCAGTTCGTCTATGACGGTGCCGCGGCGCGGGGGCCCATCGACCAGGCGCTGGCCGACGGCCGTGCATGGCTGTCGGAGTATGAGGCCAAGAAGGTGCTGCGCGCCTATGGCATCCCGGTGGTGGAAACCGTCATCGCCGCCACGCCGGAAGAGGCGGAGGAGGCGGCACGGCGCGTGGCCGGACCGGTGGGGGCCACCGGCCGGCGGGCCGGCACCGCCGGCCGTGTCGCGCTGAAGATCCTGTCGCACGACATCACCCACAAATCCGACCTGGGCGGCGTCGCCCTGAACCTGGCGCCCGATGAGGTGCGGCTGGAGGCGGAGGCCATGCTGGCCCGCATCCGCACCGCCGCCCCCGGCGCCCGCATCGACGGCTTCACCGTGCAGCAGATGGCCTATATGCCGGACGCGGTGGAATTGATCGTAGGCATGACCGACGACCCGCTGTTCGGGCCCGTGCTGCTGTTCGGCCAGGGCGGCACGGACGTGGAGGTGCTGGAGGACCAGGCCCTGGCCCTGCCGCCGCTGAACATGAACCTGGCGCGCGACGTGATGGCCCGCACCCGCGTCCACAAGCTGCTGCGCGGCTATCGCCACCGGCCGCCCGCCGATCTGACGGCCATCGCCCTGACCCTGAACAAGGTGTCGCAGCTGGTCATCGATTTCCCGGAAATCGCCGAGCTGGACATCAACCCGCTGTACGCGGGGCCGGGCGGGGTGATGGCGCTGGACGCCCGTATCCGGGTGGTGCCGGCGCCGGAACCGGGGGCGGCGCGCCTGGCCATCCGGGCGTACCCGAAGCGGCTGGAGCAGCACGTCACCATCCACGACGGGCGCGATTTCCTGATCCGGCCCATCCGGCCGGAGGATGAGCCGCTGATCCACGACATGATCGCGCGCACCGCCATTGAGGACATCCGCCTGCGTTTCTTCGCGCCCATGCGCCGCCTGTCGCGCGCCATGGCCGCCCGCCTGACCCAGATCGACTATGACCGCGAGATGGCGCTGGTCGCCATCGCCCCCGACCCCAACCCGCCGCCGGCCGAGGGGTCGAACCTGCATCCGGGGGATGAGGCCATTTTCGGCACGGTGCGCATCACCGCCGATCCGGACAACGAGAAGGCGGAATACGCCGTGCTGGTGCGCAGCGACATGAAGGGCAAGGGCCTGGGCTACCTCCTGATGACCCGCATCCTGGACTATGCCCGCAGCCGCGGCATCCGCGAGGTTTATGGCGAGGTGCTGCGCGAGAACGTCACCATGCTGCAGATGTGCCGCGATTTGGGCTTCACCCAGACCGACTATCCCGAGGATCCGGGCATCGTCGAGGTGCACTACACCTTCGGCTGA
- the ppa gene encoding inorganic diphosphatase yields MDMSKIPVGKNAPWDINVVIEIPQGGQPVKYEVDKDSGAIYVDRFLHTAMYYPANYGFVPHTLSGDGDPADVLVVSNIPVVPGVVLRSRPIGVLLMEDEAGMDEKILAVPVDKLHSFYTNVSSYKDLPEILVEQIAHFFEHYKDLEKGKWVRIVRWGDADEAAKMISEAMARHDAEKAKG; encoded by the coding sequence ATGGACATGAGCAAGATCCCGGTCGGCAAGAACGCCCCGTGGGACATCAACGTCGTCATCGAGATCCCGCAGGGCGGCCAGCCGGTGAAGTACGAGGTGGACAAGGATTCGGGCGCCATCTACGTCGACCGCTTCCTGCACACCGCCATGTACTACCCGGCCAACTACGGCTTCGTGCCCCACACCCTGTCCGGCGACGGTGATCCGGCCGACGTGCTGGTGGTCAGCAATATCCCGGTGGTGCCGGGCGTGGTGCTGCGCTCGCGCCCCATCGGCGTGCTGCTGATGGAGGACGAGGCCGGCATGGATGAGAAAATCCTGGCCGTGCCGGTGGACAAGCTGCACAGCTTCTACACCAACGTCAGCAGCTACAAGGACCTGCCGGAGATCCTGGTGGAGCAGATCGCCCACTTCTTCGAGCACTACAAGGACCTGGAAAAGGGCAAGTGGGTGCGCATCGTCCGCTGGGGCGACGCCGACGAAGCCGCCAAGATGATCAGCGAAGCCATGGCGCGCCACGACGCCGAGAAGGCCAAGGGCTGA